The Dissulfuribacter thermophilus genome includes a window with the following:
- a CDS encoding winged helix-turn-helix domain-containing protein, with translation MKITKPKFRVSEKDRSPPDISVGNGNYELKGRIWLEGSSGTFLGYGRVVLLERIKKYGSISKAARSMGMSYRHAWELVDSINRNAKSPLVITSIGGKGGGGAQVTREGERAIEFFWRLYSKFETFLKEEMKSLDF, from the coding sequence ATGAAAATAACCAAACCCAAATTCAGAGTCAGTGAAAAGGATCGATCTCCACCGGATATCTCGGTGGGAAATGGAAACTATGAACTCAAAGGCAGGATTTGGCTTGAAGGCTCATCAGGCACTTTTCTTGGTTATGGTAGAGTAGTGCTTTTAGAGCGAATTAAGAAGTATGGATCGATCTCTAAGGCAGCCCGTTCCATGGGCATGTCATATAGACATGCATGGGAGCTTGTGGATTCTATCAATCGTAATGCCAAGTCCCCTCTCGTGATTACCTCTATAGGGGGGAAAGGAGGCGGGGGAGCCCAAGTCACCAGGGAAGGTGAAAGGGCAATAGAATTTTTCTGGAGGCTCTATTCTAAATTTGAAACCTTTTTAAAGGAAGAGATGAAGAGCCTGGATTTTTAA